From Rutidosis leptorrhynchoides isolate AG116_Rl617_1_P2 chromosome 3, CSIRO_AGI_Rlap_v1, whole genome shotgun sequence, a single genomic window includes:
- the LOC139898328 gene encoding leucine aminopeptidase 1-like translates to MAVPIRLATSSSSITLLASTSTSSTIFTKFKSISHLGSSFSVTDTTTNFSKNSLLFRYPNGKRMVHVLAKATLGLTYPAVIESPKISFTAKDTDLVEWKGDILAVGVTEKDMIKDENSIFQNIVLKKLDSRLNGLLSEVSKEEDFTGKAGQSTVLRLSGLGTKRVCLIGLGKGPNGSSTSAYKSLGESVALAAKASQANNVAIALASSEDLTPGLKLTTASAIASGALLGTYEDNRFKSESKKLALKSVDFLGLGAGPELEKKLKFTEDVCAGVILGKELVNAPPNVLTPEVLAEEALNIASKYSDVFTATILDTEQCKELKMGSYLGVAAASTNPPKFIHLCYKPPAGSIKTKLALVGKGLTFDSGGYNIKTGPGCLIELMKFDMGGSAAVLGAAKSLGQIKPTGVEVHFIVAACENMISGTAMRPGDILTASNGKTIEVNNTDAEGRLTLADALVYACNQGVDKIVDLATLTGACIVALGPSIAGIFTPSDNLAKEVVAASEVAGEKLWRLPMEESYWDSMKSGVADMVNTGGRQGGSITAALFLKQFVDEKVEWLHIDMAGPVWNDKKKAATGFAVPTLVEWVMANSSS, encoded by the exons ATGGCAGTACCAATTAGACTAGCAACATCATCTTCGTCTATCACTCTACTCGCTTCAACTTCAACTTCTTCCACCATTTTCACCAAATTTAAATCAATATCCCATTTGGGCTCTTCATTCTCAGTAACTGATACTACTACTAATTTTTCTAAAAATTCGTTATTATTTCGTTATCCAAATGGTAAACGTATGGTTCATGTACTTGCTAAGGCTACTCTTGGACTCACTTATCCCGCAGTAATTGAATCCCCCAAG ATCTCTTTTACTGCAAAAGACACCGATTTGGTTGAATGGAAAGGAGATATTTTAGCAGTTGGTGTTACAGAGAAAGACATGATAAAAGATGAAAACTCAATATTTCAAAATATTGTCTTGAAGAAATTAGATTCCCGATTAAACGGGTTATTATCTGAAGTATCAAAAGAAGAAGATTTCACTGGTAAGGCCGGACAATCAACTGTTCTTAGGCTTTCTGGCCTTGGAACCAAACGGGTCTGTTTAATTGGGCTCGGAAAAGGTCCAAACGGGTCATCTACTTCTGCTTATAAGAGTCTTGGTGAGTCTGTTGCCTTAGCTGCTAAGGCTTCTCAGGCGAACAATGTTGCCATTGCACTTGCATCTTCGGAAGACTTAACTCCCGGATTAAAGCTGACCACTGCTTCAGCAATTGCATCAG GTGCGTTGTTGGGGACGTACGAAGATAATAGATTTAAGTCAGAGTCAAAGAAGCTAGCTCTCAAGTCCGTTGACTTTCTTGGACTCGGAGCGGGACCCGAGTTAGAAAAGAAACTCAAGTTCACAGAAGATGTATGTGCAGGCGTAATTCTTGGAAAAGAACTTGTTAATGCACCTCCTAATGTACTTACTCCTG AGGTATTAGCGGAAGAGGCTTTAAATATTGCTTCGAAATatagtgatgtttttacagcaacaATTTTAGACACAGAGCAATGTAAAGAACTGAAAATGGGTTCGTATCTTGGTGTTGCTGCTGCTTCTACAAACCCTCCAAAGTTTATCCATTTATGTTATAAACCGCCAGCTGGATCTATCAAAACCAAGCTGGCACTTGTGGGGAAGGGGTTGACTTTTGACAG TGGCGGTTACAATATTAAGACGGGGCCTGGTTGTTTAATAGAGCTAATGAAGTTTGACATGGGTGGCTCTGCAGCAGTTTTAGGTGCTGCAAAATCTCTTGGTCAAATTAAACCGACTGGAGTAGAG GTACATTTTATTGTGGCTGCTTGTGAAAACATGATAAGCGGAACAGCTATGAGGCCTGGAGACATATTAACAGCCTCAAATGGGAAGACAATCGAG GTTAACAACACTGATGCAGAAGGTAGACTTACACTAGCTGATGCTTTAGTGTATGCTTGTAACCAAGGTGTAGATAAG ATAGTTGATTTGGCAACATTGACCGGGGCTTGTATAGTTGCTCTTGGTCCTTCAATTGCAG GCATCTTTACACCGAGCGATAACCTAGCGAAAGAGGTGGTTGCCGCCTCCGAAGTGGCCGGGGAAAAACTATGGAGATTGCCAATGGAGGAAAGTTATTGGGATTCAATGAAATCGGGGGTTGCTGATATGGTTAACACTGGCGGTCGCCAGGGTGGTTCTATTACCGCCGCACTTTTCTTGAAGCAG TTTGTCGATGAAAAAGTCGAATGGTTGCATATTGACATGGCGGGTCCCGTTTGGAATGACAAGAAGAAAGCCGCAACTGGGTTTGCAGTTCCTACTTTGGTCGAATGGGTTATGGCTAACTCATCGTCTTGA